Proteins from a genomic interval of Watersipora subatra chromosome 10, tzWatSuba1.1, whole genome shotgun sequence:
- the LOC137406351 gene encoding potassium channel subfamily K member 1-like yields MVSSTSCQLGLNTKLFVFTTIVFFYLIFGAAVFSGLEQPIEKQYADELRHIRQQFATKVNNSITHEELEEFLQAVINYNKFGVLVTNNVTFQSGWTFGEAFFFTCSLLTTVGYGYTIPLSDSGKLFAIFYATFGVPLTFVMLSAVTLRLMKPLNLLLRFLRSKLLKGKQDIYMKLVHLAIVLSTLLLCIFLLPAAIFSSLESEWNYLDSLYYCIISVSTIGLGDYVPGNGYSQPSRTFYQLSVSIYLFFGIICVMVTIRTVTNIKQLNFVRYFSPEEEVEEREDQERQSICSVNTSTNNNYNMENARAQDNYSGNDG; encoded by the exons ATGGTGAGCTCAACCAGTTGCCAACTTGGACTTAATACTAAGTTATTTGTATTCACCACTATTGTCTTTTTCTATCTTATCTTTGGTGCTGCTGTGTTCTCTGGTCTGGAACAACCTATAGAAAAACAGTATGCTGACGAACTGCGACATATTCGTCAGCAGTTTGCAACCAAAGTCAACAATTCTATCACGC ATGAGGAGTTGGAAGAGTTTCTGCAAGCAGTCATCAACTATAACAAGTTTGGGGTTCTCGTAACAAACAATGTTACATTCCAGTCTGGATGGACCTTTGGAGAAGCATTCTTTTTCACGTGTTCGCTATTAACCACAGTTG GTTATGGCTATACGATTCCTTTATCAGACTCAGGAAaactctttgcaatattttatgcAACTTTCGGAGTGCCTCTGACATTTGTGATGCTGTCAGCTGTCACCTTAAGGTTGATGAAACCACTTAATTTACTTTTGAGGTTTCTGCGTTCAAAG CTATTGAAGGGAAAACAAGATATATACATGAAGCTAGTTCATCTTGCCATAGTGCTATCAACACTGCTCCTTTGTATCTTCCTACTCCCGGCAGCAATATTCTCATCTCTAGAGAGTGAATGGAACTACCTTGACAGCCTTTACTATTGCATCATATCAGTATCAACCATCG GTCTCGGTGACTATGTTCCTGGGAATGGCTATTCCCAGCCATCACGCACATTCTATCAACTTAGTGTATCCA TTTACCTCTTCTTTGGAATAATATGTGTTATGGTTACCATCCGTACTGTCACAAACATCAAACAGTTAAACTTTGTTCGCTACTTTTCACCGGAGGAAGAAGTTGAGGAGAGAGAAGACCAAGAGAGACAGTCTATTTGCAGTGTAAACACATCTACAAATAATAACTACAACATGGAAAATGCACGCGCTCAAGATAACTACAGCGGGAATGATGGATGA